A window of the Hordeum vulgare subsp. vulgare chromosome 5H, MorexV3_pseudomolecules_assembly, whole genome shotgun sequence genome harbors these coding sequences:
- the LOC123397032 gene encoding cytochrome P450 71A1-like, which translates to MTPYFVLVAALLAFSCVVIRKARGRSTSKLPPSPPSRPLVGHLHLMGSLPHRSLRELHARYGTDGGLLFLQLGRRPTLVVSTAAAAADLYKNHDLAFASCVPSVPVDKLTYGCMNVSFAPYGDAWRRSKKMAVIHLLSPRRADSFAPVRAAEAAALVAGARRAAEAGEAVELRELLYAYSNSVVTRAAAGAAGATAEKMKELMGNSAAFMSGLQAEDVLPGAVAKMVRWATGLEKRIDVQVEAWDKFLSEIMAEHHERKRDDGAEEEDFLDVLLRLRKEGTTGLELTDNRIKSIIKDMIFAGTETSSITLEWVMAELIGNPRVMAKLQDEVTRIANGKPTIEEDDLRRMGYLKAVLKEVLRLHPPAPLLVPHESTTAAVVQGYKIPAKTALFINAWAIARDPAAWGDAAEEFRPERFLDGASATDVDVRGNDYQLLPFGAGRRICPAINFALPVLEIAVASLVRHFDWELPAGTRLDMAETPGLVTPPLIPLRLVPRCRTPA; encoded by the exons ATGACACCATACTTCGTGCTGGTCGCCGCGCTCCTGGCGTTCAGCTGCGTCGTCATCAGGAAGGCTCGAGGCCGCAGCACCAGCAAGCTCCCGCCCTCGCCGCCGTCTCGTCCGCTGGTCGGCCACCTCCACCTCATGGGCAGCCTCCCGCACCGCTCCTTGCGCGAGCTGCACGCCCGGTACGGCACCGACGGTGGTCTCCTGTTCCTGCAGCTCGGGCGCAGGCCGACGCTGGTGGTGTCCACGGCGGCCGCGGCGGCGGACCTGTACAAGAACCACGACCTCGCCTTCGCCTCCTGCGTGCCCAGCGTGCCGGTGGACAAGCTGACGTACGGCTGCATGAACGTATCGTTTGCGCCCTACGGCGACGCCTGGCGCCGCAGCAAGAAGATGGCCGTCATCCACCTCCTCTCCCCGCGCCGCGCCGACTCGTTCGCCCCCGTGCGCGCCGCTGAGGCGGCCGCCCTTGTCGCGGGAGCCCGCCGCGCCGCGGAGGCCGGTGAGGCCGTGGAGCTGAGGGAGCTCCTGTACGCCTATAGCAACTCGGTGGTCACCCGCGCGGCCGCCGGCGCCGCGGGGGCCACGGCGGAGAAGATGAAAGAGCTCATGGGGAACTCCGCGGCGTTCATGTCGGGTCTCCAGGCGGAGGACGTGCTTCCTGGCGCGGTGGCGAAGATGGTTAGGTGGGCGACGGGGCTGGAGAAGAGGATCGACGTCCAGGTCGAAGCGTGGGACAAGTTCCTATCCGAGATAATGGCCGAGCACCATGAGAGGAAGCGTGACGACGGCGCAGAGGAGGAGGACTTCTTAGACGTCTTGCTCCGGCTGAGGAAAGAAGGCACCACCGGGCTCGAGCTCACCGACAATCGGATCAAAAGCATCATCAAG GACATGATCTTCGCCGGAACTGAGACGTCATCTATCACGCTGGAATGGGTCATGGCGGAGCTCATCGGAAACCCGCGGGTAATGGCCAAGCTGCAGGACGAGGTAACACGGATCGCTAACGGCAAGCCGACCATCGAGGAAGACGATCTGAGGAGGATGGGGTACCTTAAGGCGGTGCTGAAGGAGGTGCTCCGGCTCCACCCGCCGGCACCGCTCCTCGTCCCGCACGAGTCGACGACGGCGGCGGTCGTCCAGGGCTACAAGATCCCCGCCAAGACGGCGCTCTTCATCAACGCTTGGGCAATCGCGAGGGACCCCGCGGCGTGGGGCGACGCGGCGGAGGAGTTCCGGCCAGAGCGATTCTTGGACGGCGCCAGCGCGACGGACGTGGACGTGAGGGGGAACGACTACCAGCTCCTCCCGTTCGGCGCCGGGCGGCGAATCTGCCCCGCCATAAACTTCGCACTGCCGGTGCTGGAGATCGCGGTCGCCAGCCTTGTGCGCCACTTCGACTGGGAGCTCCCCGCCGGGACGCGTCTGGACATGGCCGAGACGCCAGGGCTGGTCACGCCGCCGCTGATTCCGCTGCGCCTCGTCCCCAGGTGCAGGACGCCTGCTTAA